The following proteins are co-located in the Fimbriiglobus ruber genome:
- a CDS encoding 3-hydroxyacyl-CoA dehydrogenase NAD-binding domain-containing protein translates to MSDGFKHMTVERDARGVATVWLDVQGYPLNVFSDEVLDELGRVVGEFEREMPKVVVFRSRKASGFLAGADVRRIRQIATPDEARMAVDLGRNLFDRVENLTCPTVAVIHGPCLGGGLEFVLACRHRIARDDSSTRLGLPEVQLGLLPGWGGTQRLPRLVGLRTGLRLILESRKLSASEALAVGLVDLTAPPDDFETAVGAFVADRLAGKPLSSRHKGLTARLEETAIGRKAIGWAVRRTIRSRGRDYPALPAALNAVEEGFRSRASGFAAEREAFSRLLFTDTARNLIDLFFQREKAGKAATWVTGGTGDVPAVRKVAVLGGGIMGAGIAQLALVSGYEVVVKEINADLAAAGLKRVTDLTNEAVKKGVLDREVATERLRTVTATSEWAPVEGADLVIEAVIEKEKIKRDVFTELSTRLSPRALLTTNTSSLLVSRVCEPASGPDRVAGLHFFNPVHKMHLVEVVRGPDTSGATIAALVEFVRKLGKVPVVVNDGPGFLVNRILFPYLDEGVRLLLEGYSTETIDKAAVRFGMPMGPLELLDQVGIDVAAHVAKSLGVVAADPSPTPDRLTAMADRGWLGRKADRGFYEYRKGRRSHPTHWDEPAGSSHSHSDDAAAHPTGLTAVQRRLMYPMINEAARCLESATADAPWVIDFAMVLGTGFAPFRGGPLRAADAWGMGQVVSDLEQLSRTHGARFAPCSLLKEMTAEGRTFYAKPASVREQPVPAVSAAGPK, encoded by the coding sequence ATGTCTGACGGGTTCAAACACATGACCGTCGAGCGCGACGCCCGCGGCGTCGCCACGGTCTGGCTCGACGTTCAGGGCTATCCGCTCAACGTCTTTTCGGACGAGGTACTCGACGAACTCGGTCGCGTCGTGGGCGAGTTCGAGCGGGAGATGCCGAAGGTGGTGGTGTTCCGCAGCCGGAAGGCGTCCGGCTTTCTCGCCGGGGCGGACGTCCGGCGTATCCGACAGATCGCCACGCCGGACGAAGCGCGGATGGCTGTGGATCTTGGACGGAATTTATTCGACCGGGTCGAAAACCTGACCTGCCCGACGGTGGCCGTCATCCACGGCCCCTGTCTGGGCGGCGGCCTGGAGTTCGTGCTGGCCTGTCGGCACCGCATCGCCCGCGACGACTCTTCGACGCGGCTCGGGCTTCCGGAAGTCCAACTCGGGCTGCTGCCGGGCTGGGGCGGGACACAACGCCTCCCGCGTCTCGTCGGTCTGCGGACTGGGCTGCGACTGATTTTGGAAAGCCGCAAGTTGTCCGCGTCGGAAGCGTTAGCTGTTGGGCTGGTCGACCTGACGGCTCCGCCTGACGACTTCGAGACGGCCGTCGGGGCGTTCGTGGCCGACCGGCTCGCCGGTAAGCCGCTGTCGAGCCGCCATAAGGGGCTGACGGCGCGTCTAGAAGAGACGGCGATTGGTCGTAAGGCGATCGGTTGGGCCGTCAGGCGGACCATCCGCAGTCGCGGCCGCGACTACCCGGCGCTGCCGGCCGCCTTGAACGCCGTTGAAGAAGGGTTCCGGTCTCGGGCTTCGGGTTTCGCGGCGGAGCGAGAAGCGTTTTCTCGGCTGCTGTTTACCGACACCGCGCGAAACCTGATCGACCTCTTCTTCCAGCGCGAGAAGGCCGGCAAGGCGGCCACCTGGGTAACGGGTGGAACGGGCGATGTGCCCGCCGTTCGCAAGGTGGCGGTGTTGGGCGGCGGGATCATGGGGGCCGGGATCGCGCAACTCGCCCTCGTGAGTGGTTACGAAGTCGTGGTGAAGGAGATCAACGCGGACCTCGCTGCCGCCGGCCTGAAGCGCGTGACCGACCTGACGAACGAAGCCGTCAAGAAGGGTGTTCTTGACCGCGAAGTCGCAACCGAACGGCTGCGAACCGTGACTGCGACGAGCGAATGGGCCCCGGTCGAGGGGGCCGACCTGGTCATTGAAGCCGTGATCGAGAAGGAGAAGATCAAGCGCGACGTGTTCACCGAACTCAGTACCCGGCTTTCCCCCCGGGCACTGCTAACGACGAACACTTCCTCGCTGCTGGTCAGCCGGGTCTGTGAGCCGGCGTCTGGTCCAGACCGTGTCGCCGGTCTGCACTTCTTCAACCCGGTTCACAAGATGCACCTGGTGGAAGTGGTCCGTGGGCCCGACACGTCCGGGGCCACGATCGCCGCGTTGGTCGAGTTCGTCCGCAAGTTGGGCAAGGTGCCGGTCGTCGTCAACGACGGGCCGGGGTTCCTCGTGAACCGCATCCTCTTCCCGTACCTCGACGAGGGAGTCCGTCTGCTGCTGGAAGGATATTCCACCGAGACGATCGACAAGGCGGCCGTCCGGTTCGGGATGCCGATGGGACCGCTCGAATTGCTCGATCAGGTCGGCATCGACGTGGCGGCGCACGTGGCCAAGTCGCTCGGTGTGGTGGCGGCCGATCCGAGCCCCACGCCCGACCGATTGACCGCGATGGCCGACCGCGGCTGGCTGGGCCGGAAGGCGGACCGCGGGTTCTACGAATACCGGAAGGGGCGGCGCAGCCATCCGACGCATTGGGACGAGCCGGCCGGTTCATCCCACTCCCACTCCGACGATGCCGCGGCGCACCCGACCGGACTGACAGCCGTCCAACGGCGGCTGATGTACCCCATGATCAATGAGGCCGCCCGGTGCCTGGAATCCGCCACCGCCGACGCGCCCTGGGTGATCGACTTCGCGATGGTCCTGGGGACCGGCTTCGCCCCCTTCCGGGGCGGCCCGCTCCGGGCGGCCGACGCCTGGGGAATGGGGCAGGTCGTGAGTGACCTGGAACAGTTGAGCCGGACTCACGGGGCACGCTTTGCCCCCTGTTCCCTGCTGAAGGAAATGACCGCCGAAGGGCGGACGTTTTACGCGAAACCCGCGTCCGTTCGCGAACAGCCCGTGCCTGCCGTGAGTGCGGCCGGGCCCAAATGA
- a CDS encoding Hsp70 family protein has protein sequence MDPIIGIDLGTTNSAVAHLTPDGPQIIPNAIGGRLTPSVVGVDESGTVVVGAAARELQVIRPDLCTALFKRSMGTERQVALGGRTFSPEELSGLVLRSLKADADAFFGKPVTRAVITVPAYFNDRQRKATLAAAKIAGLTAERILNEPTAAAIAYGFHDSRVDKTVLVFDLGGGTFDVSVVELFEGTLEVRASAGEAILGGEDFTRTLAARVLESVGLQFERAEATTPLLVARMIQQCERAKCALSREPTAVVRVPDANGELTTGREVTVTREQLDAWVSPILARIELPIRRALADAKLTRDKVSEVILVGGATRMPLVVSRVKELFGKNPHQRLNPDEVVALGAAVQAGLVGRAAAVEDLVVTDVAPFTLGVAISKDFGGDQRDGYFSPIIDRNTTIPVSRVSRYATVRANQTTISVQIYQGESRRVEENLLLGEFDVDGIPHGPAGQAVDIRFTYDLNGVLEVEAMVVATKRIVTHIIARHAKGLSDAQIRKAVADMKKLKTHPREEAVNRFLLTRAERVFKELPSDLRRDLSDLMDGFETALESRNPETIDQFRQSLEIFLSLHDPQDNDPSGNPA, from the coding sequence ATGGATCCGATTATCGGCATCGATCTCGGCACCACCAACTCCGCCGTCGCGCACCTCACCCCGGACGGCCCCCAGATCATCCCGAACGCGATCGGCGGCCGCCTCACCCCGTCCGTCGTCGGCGTGGACGAATCCGGCACCGTCGTGGTGGGCGCCGCGGCGCGGGAACTCCAGGTCATTCGACCGGACCTTTGCACGGCCTTATTCAAGCGGTCGATGGGAACGGAGCGACAGGTCGCTCTGGGCGGTCGGACGTTCTCGCCCGAGGAGTTGTCCGGTCTTGTCTTGCGGTCCCTGAAAGCAGACGCGGACGCCTTTTTCGGTAAACCCGTCACCCGCGCCGTCATCACCGTGCCGGCCTACTTCAACGACCGGCAGCGGAAAGCGACCCTCGCGGCCGCGAAGATCGCCGGGCTCACGGCCGAACGCATCTTGAACGAGCCGACGGCGGCCGCCATCGCCTACGGTTTCCACGATTCCCGTGTCGACAAAACCGTTCTCGTGTTCGACCTCGGCGGCGGCACGTTCGACGTGTCCGTGGTGGAACTGTTCGAGGGCACGCTCGAAGTGCGGGCGTCCGCCGGCGAGGCGATCCTGGGCGGGGAGGACTTCACCCGGACCCTGGCGGCCCGCGTCCTCGAATCGGTGGGCTTGCAATTCGAGCGTGCCGAGGCGACCACGCCGTTGCTCGTGGCGCGGATGATTCAACAATGCGAGCGAGCCAAGTGTGCCCTTTCTCGCGAGCCCACAGCCGTCGTTCGTGTCCCGGACGCGAACGGCGAACTCACCACCGGGCGGGAAGTGACCGTCACCCGGGAGCAACTGGACGCCTGGGTGAGCCCGATCCTGGCCCGTATCGAACTACCTATCCGCCGGGCGTTGGCGGACGCCAAGTTGACGCGGGACAAAGTCTCTGAAGTCATCCTGGTCGGCGGGGCGACGCGGATGCCCTTGGTCGTCAGCCGGGTCAAGGAGTTGTTCGGCAAGAACCCGCACCAGCGGCTCAACCCCGACGAGGTCGTCGCCCTCGGCGCGGCCGTGCAGGCGGGACTGGTCGGGCGGGCTGCCGCGGTCGAAGATCTGGTCGTGACCGACGTGGCCCCGTTCACCCTCGGGGTGGCCATTTCCAAGGATTTCGGGGGCGACCAGCGGGACGGGTATTTTTCGCCCATCATCGACCGGAACACCACGATCCCCGTGAGCCGCGTCAGCCGGTACGCGACGGTCCGCGCGAACCAGACGACAATTAGCGTCCAGATTTACCAGGGAGAATCCCGGCGCGTCGAGGAAAACTTGTTATTGGGCGAATTCGATGTGGACGGCATCCCGCACGGACCGGCCGGGCAGGCGGTGGACATTCGCTTCACCTACGACTTGAACGGCGTACTGGAGGTCGAAGCGATGGTCGTGGCGACCAAGCGGATCGTCACGCACATCATTGCACGGCACGCGAAGGGTCTGTCCGACGCCCAGATTCGCAAGGCGGTCGCGGACATGAAAAAGTTGAAAACGCACCCCCGCGAGGAGGCGGTCAACCGGTTCCTGCTGACGCGGGCCGAGCGGGTGTTCAAGGAACTCCCCTCCGACCTCCGGCGCGACCTGAGCGACCTGATGGACGGCTTCGAGACCGCCCTCGAATCGCGGAACCCGGAGACGATCGACCAGTTTCGTCAATCGCTGGAAATATTCTTGTCGCTACACGATCCTCAAGACAACGACCCCTCCGGGAACCCGGCATGA
- a CDS encoding acyl-CoA dehydrogenase family protein, with product MSTQTLPTGAVDHDGTPPASGSNTSGPSAAAPRPANTANVSFAEAALRMGGKGVEEVRRMGAVDAADEQVESLFAERYQTTGSPIHRAIWDADVSVEQWMAPAPAVAPEVQTVMRNSLDVVRRHKVAGTLLDSENKISEQVLNDLAGAGYWGLLIDRKYGGAGAAFSQFAPFLTRMATIDPTIAGLASVHGCIGAVDPVQTFGSVDQKQHWLPLLASGERLSAFALTEPCAGTDLTALRTTAVRDGDEYVVTGEKLFITNVRPGRTIGLVCLIDQKPAVLVVDLPETETAEFRLKKYGLYALKHCHNQGLIFNGLRVPAENRLDPDQGDGLTVAYHGLNRGRVSLCANAAGAMRQMLADMVPWAQFRRTYGAPIANRELVRRRLGRLAGLIVGCDALVEWCAGLLDQGYRGEMECIVAKIFGSEAQKEAAIELHMKTHGGRAFLRGHVFGDNVHEFLAPCIYEGEGEVLGMAFFKSLVKQHGRTYFEPIGKIMEESGVRKPNFANPAHAWAFRKPLMAYAKWLVGNKLRSAHHSAWPDMPKDLRGHAEFAAHGLAKAAGEISSVMTKHQLKLADRQCRMAELSSRVQSLVVVLCTSLYASRQTDDIVRRAADCLCRELTRQLTGARPSDQDLRALTDLGAAIADGPCSLTAGIEPAPVMMPYQNR from the coding sequence ATGAGCACCCAAACATTACCCACCGGGGCGGTCGACCACGACGGCACGCCCCCGGCGTCCGGCTCTAACACGTCCGGTCCTAGCGCGGCCGCGCCGCGGCCCGCCAATACGGCCAACGTCAGCTTCGCGGAAGCCGCGCTCCGCATGGGCGGAAAGGGCGTCGAGGAAGTCCGCCGGATGGGCGCGGTCGACGCCGCCGACGAACAAGTCGAATCGTTGTTCGCCGAGCGCTACCAGACGACGGGCAGCCCGATCCACCGCGCGATCTGGGACGCCGATGTTTCCGTCGAACAGTGGATGGCTCCCGCGCCGGCCGTCGCGCCCGAAGTCCAGACCGTCATGCGTAATTCGTTGGACGTGGTCCGCCGACACAAGGTGGCGGGCACGCTCCTCGATTCCGAGAACAAGATCAGCGAACAGGTACTCAACGACCTGGCCGGCGCGGGCTATTGGGGCTTGCTGATCGATCGGAAATATGGCGGGGCAGGGGCGGCGTTTTCTCAGTTCGCCCCCTTCCTGACGCGGATGGCCACGATCGATCCGACGATCGCCGGTCTGGCGTCGGTCCACGGTTGCATCGGGGCCGTCGACCCGGTCCAGACGTTCGGCTCGGTCGATCAGAAGCAACATTGGCTCCCGCTCCTCGCGAGCGGCGAACGGCTGTCCGCGTTCGCCCTGACGGAACCGTGCGCCGGGACCGACCTGACGGCCTTACGGACCACCGCCGTTCGGGACGGCGACGAATACGTGGTGACGGGCGAGAAACTGTTCATCACCAACGTCCGCCCCGGCCGTACCATCGGGCTCGTCTGCCTCATCGACCAGAAGCCGGCGGTCCTGGTCGTCGACCTGCCCGAGACGGAGACGGCCGAGTTCCGTCTCAAGAAGTACGGACTCTACGCCCTCAAGCACTGCCACAACCAGGGGCTCATATTTAACGGCCTCCGTGTCCCCGCCGAGAACCGCCTCGACCCGGACCAGGGGGACGGGTTGACCGTCGCCTACCACGGTCTGAATCGCGGGCGCGTATCTCTCTGTGCGAACGCCGCCGGTGCCATGCGGCAGATGCTCGCCGACATGGTCCCGTGGGCGCAGTTCCGTCGAACCTACGGGGCGCCGATCGCGAACCGCGAACTCGTCCGCCGTCGCCTCGGACGGCTGGCGGGGCTAATCGTCGGGTGCGACGCCCTGGTCGAGTGGTGCGCGGGCTTGCTCGATCAAGGCTACCGCGGCGAAATGGAATGCATCGTGGCCAAGATATTTGGCAGCGAGGCCCAGAAGGAGGCCGCGATCGAACTGCACATGAAGACACACGGCGGCCGGGCGTTCCTCCGCGGTCACGTGTTCGGCGACAACGTCCACGAGTTTCTCGCCCCGTGTATTTACGAAGGGGAGGGCGAAGTCCTCGGGATGGCGTTCTTCAAGTCCCTGGTCAAGCAGCACGGCCGAACGTATTTCGAGCCGATCGGCAAGATCATGGAAGAGTCCGGCGTCCGCAAGCCGAACTTCGCGAACCCGGCTCATGCCTGGGCGTTCCGTAAGCCGCTGATGGCTTACGCGAAGTGGCTGGTCGGGAACAAACTGCGGTCGGCGCACCACTCCGCGTGGCCGGACATGCCGAAGGATCTCCGCGGGCACGCCGAATTCGCGGCCCACGGCTTGGCCAAGGCGGCCGGCGAGATTTCCTCGGTGATGACGAAGCACCAACTCAAGCTGGCCGACCGGCAGTGCCGGATGGCCGAGCTGTCGTCGCGGGTGCAGTCGCTGGTCGTCGTGCTGTGTACCAGCCTGTACGCGAGCCGTCAGACCGACGACATCGTCCGCCGCGCGGCCGACTGCCTCTGTCGCGAGTTGACCCGACAACTGACCGGCGCCCGTCCGAGCGACCAGGACCTCCGGGCGCTGACCGACCTGGGGGCGGCTATCGCGGACGGCCCCTGTTCGCTGACCGCGGGGATCGAGCCGGCTCCGGTCATGATGCCGTACCAGAACCGCTAA